Proteins encoded by one window of Natronomonas salsuginis:
- a CDS encoding ring-cleaving dioxygenase produces the protein MAPSPPPTPGIHHVTCIASDPQRNLDFWVETLGLRLAKRSINQDDPSTYHFFFTDAEGNPGTSMTFFPWGDISQGKVGSGQVARTAFRVPEGSLDFWEARFDEYGVAYGDRVERFGETVLLFEDPDGLPVELVEVEIPDDDPTIPWTEFIAEDAAIRGFHSVTLWLADPEPTEGLLETMGFEAQGTEESPGDTPGDERTRFAAEGPVGKYVDVLPTIEGGRQGAGMVHHVAFQTPTDEEQLAMRKAAQSAGLRPTDQIDRHWFRSVYFREFGGVLFELATNVPGYDSDEPLDELGEQLVLPGKFEGRREEIERGLADVTVPRADADD, from the coding sequence ATGGCACCCTCACCACCACCGACCCCCGGCATTCACCACGTGACGTGCATCGCGAGCGATCCCCAACGAAATCTCGACTTCTGGGTGGAGACGCTCGGGCTCCGGCTCGCGAAGCGATCGATCAACCAGGACGACCCAAGCACCTACCACTTCTTCTTCACGGACGCGGAGGGTAACCCGGGAACGAGCATGACGTTCTTCCCGTGGGGAGACATCTCTCAGGGGAAAGTCGGCTCCGGACAGGTCGCCCGGACGGCGTTCCGCGTCCCCGAGGGGAGCCTCGACTTCTGGGAAGCGCGCTTCGACGAGTACGGCGTCGCGTACGGCGACCGCGTCGAGCGGTTCGGGGAAACGGTCCTTCTCTTCGAGGACCCCGACGGCCTCCCCGTCGAGCTGGTCGAAGTCGAGATTCCTGACGACGACCCGACCATCCCGTGGACGGAGTTTATCGCCGAGGACGCGGCGATCCGGGGGTTCCACTCGGTGACGCTGTGGCTCGCCGACCCCGAACCGACGGAGGGGCTGCTGGAGACGATGGGCTTCGAAGCGCAGGGCACCGAGGAGTCGCCCGGCGACACCCCCGGCGACGAGCGGACGCGGTTCGCGGCCGAGGGGCCCGTCGGGAAGTACGTCGACGTACTCCCGACCATCGAGGGCGGCCGACAGGGCGCGGGGATGGTCCACCACGTCGCCTTCCAGACGCCGACCGACGAGGAGCAGCTGGCGATGCGCAAGGCCGCCCAGTCGGCCGGACTGCGCCCGACCGATCAGATCGATCGACACTGGTTCCGGTCCGTCTACTTCCGCGAGTTCGGCGGCGTGCTGTTCGAGCTCGCCACGAACGTCCCCGGATACGACAGCGACGAGCCGCTCGACGAACTCGGCGAGCAGCTCGTCCTCCCGGGGAAGTTCGAGGGCCGCCGCGAGGAGATCGAACGGGGGCTGGCGGATGTGACCGTGCCGCGCGCCGACGCGGACGACTGA
- a CDS encoding NAD(P)-dependent oxidoreductase, protein MPDKTVGFVGLGIMGLPMAKNLLDAGYRVVGHNRSDDPTAELVEYGGEDGGSPAQLAEKSDVVLLCLPDSPDVENVVLGEGSEQSPVIDGVADGMTVIDHSTISPTTAESVADCLAEEGVAMLDAPISGGEVGAIEGTLSIMVGGPEDALDAQRDVLEVMGETVTHCGPSGAGQTTKACNQIVVSAQMAAVSEALVFADNAGADLDAVVDAISGGAAGCWALDNRAPSMIRGDFDPGFFAEYQYKDLRIATDAGEAFGSPMPQTALIHELYKTMVQNGMGRDDNSGVMQVYEMLSGSEARISE, encoded by the coding sequence ATGCCGGACAAAACAGTCGGGTTCGTCGGACTCGGAATCATGGGCCTCCCGATGGCGAAGAACCTGCTCGACGCGGGATACCGCGTCGTCGGTCACAACCGCTCGGATGACCCCACCGCGGAGCTCGTCGAGTACGGCGGCGAGGACGGCGGCTCGCCCGCCCAACTTGCCGAGAAAAGCGACGTCGTTCTCCTGTGTCTCCCCGATTCGCCAGATGTGGAAAACGTCGTCCTCGGCGAGGGATCCGAGCAGAGCCCCGTGATCGATGGCGTAGCCGACGGTATGACGGTTATCGACCACTCGACGATCTCGCCGACGACCGCCGAATCGGTCGCCGATTGCCTCGCAGAGGAGGGCGTTGCGATGCTCGACGCGCCGATCTCGGGCGGGGAGGTCGGCGCGATCGAGGGGACGCTCTCGATCATGGTCGGCGGCCCGGAGGACGCCCTCGACGCACAACGGGACGTGCTCGAGGTGATGGGCGAGACGGTGACGCACTGCGGCCCAAGCGGTGCCGGCCAGACGACGAAGGCGTGCAACCAGATCGTCGTCTCCGCGCAGATGGCCGCGGTCAGCGAGGCGCTCGTCTTCGCCGACAACGCGGGGGCCGATCTCGACGCCGTCGTCGACGCGATCAGTGGCGGTGCGGCGGGCTGTTGGGCGCTCGACAACCGCGCGCCAAGCATGATCCGCGGCGACTTCGATCCCGGATTCTTCGCCGAGTACCAGTACAAGGACCTCCGGATCGCCACCGACGCGGGCGAGGCGTTCGGCTCGCCGATGCCGCAGACGGCGCTGATTCACGAACTCTACAAGACGATGGTACAGAACGGGATGGGCAGAGACGACAACTCCGGCGTCATGCAGGTATACGAGATGCTGTCGGGCTCGGAAGCGAGGATCAGCGAGTAG
- a CDS encoding NAD(P)/FAD-dependent oxidoreductase: MHVAVAGGGLAGLVAARHLAESGAEVELFEAEPRVGGRVRSRVVDGYTLDRGFQVLSTAYPAARRELDYDALDLRPFALGATIARPNRRSTLADPLAAPRSALPTLLNRDVRTADKLRLFQLQRELDRVGWTELLDDDGGLTILEYLADRGFSTAFVERFAAPFYGGITLDRSLGTSASVFEYTFKALSDGKTVVPADGMGAIADQLRARAESAGATIETDAAVTAIDADGPRVDTSAGPRSPDAVVVATDPKTAGELTGVGTPTGSKACVTVHCTLPEHQSLDTGSRIVLNAVDDEPNTVAPMSAAASEYAPEGRQLLSATFLGSREESDAELGRVVRDALAAWFPANHFGEFEVVAVDRVDFAQFPQPPGFREELPSVDAPDGEVFLAGDYTRWSSIQGALESGKLAADAVLDR, encoded by the coding sequence ATGCACGTCGCCGTCGCAGGTGGTGGGCTTGCCGGACTCGTCGCCGCGCGCCACCTCGCTGAATCGGGGGCCGAAGTCGAACTGTTCGAGGCCGAACCGCGCGTCGGCGGCCGAGTCCGCTCGCGCGTCGTCGACGGGTATACGCTCGACCGGGGGTTCCAGGTGCTCTCCACCGCCTATCCCGCGGCGCGCCGGGAGCTCGACTACGACGCGCTCGATCTTCGGCCGTTCGCCCTTGGGGCGACGATCGCCCGACCGAACCGCCGCTCGACGCTCGCGGATCCGCTCGCCGCTCCCCGGTCAGCGCTTCCCACGCTGTTGAACCGCGACGTCCGGACCGCGGACAAACTCCGGCTCTTTCAGCTGCAGCGGGAGCTCGACCGCGTCGGCTGGACGGAGCTCCTCGATGACGACGGTGGACTGACGATTCTGGAGTACCTCGCCGATCGGGGGTTCTCCACGGCGTTCGTCGAGCGCTTCGCGGCACCCTTCTACGGCGGAATCACGCTCGATCGGTCGCTGGGCACGTCGGCATCGGTCTTCGAGTACACGTTCAAGGCGCTCTCGGACGGCAAAACAGTGGTCCCCGCCGACGGCATGGGCGCGATCGCCGACCAGCTCCGCGCGCGCGCAGAGTCGGCCGGCGCGACGATCGAAACGGATGCCGCCGTCACCGCCATCGACGCCGACGGCCCTCGCGTCGACACCAGCGCCGGCCCCCGATCACCCGACGCCGTCGTCGTCGCAACGGACCCGAAAACCGCCGGCGAACTGACCGGCGTCGGCACGCCCACCGGATCGAAAGCCTGCGTGACCGTCCACTGCACGCTCCCGGAACACCAGTCGCTCGACACGGGATCGCGGATCGTCCTCAACGCGGTCGACGACGAGCCGAACACCGTCGCCCCGATGAGCGCCGCCGCGTCCGAGTACGCTCCGGAGGGCAGACAGCTCCTGAGCGCGACCTTTCTCGGATCGCGCGAGGAGTCCGACGCCGAACTCGGCCGAGTCGTCAGGGACGCGCTCGCGGCGTGGTTTCCGGCGAACCACTTCGGCGAGTTCGAGGTCGTTGCCGTCGATCGCGTCGACTTCGCGCAGTTTCCTCAGCCCCCCGGCTTCCGCGAGGAGCTGCCGAGCGTCGACGCGCCCGACGGCGAGGTCTTCTTGGCCGGCGATTACACCCGGTGGTCGTCGATTCAGGGCGCGTTGGAGAGCGGGAAGCTGGCGGCCGACGCCGTATTGGATCGGTAG
- a CDS encoding threonine synthase, whose amino-acid sequence MSAFEGFHCTDCGATTDGDDATRCPDCGGSLDARYDLDELDLSREMLAERSGGWKHRELLPVVPSGMGEGDTPLVEAPRLADELGIERVLIKNEAHNPTGSVTDRGLALVAETAARADADTLALATSGDGGQSASAYAARAGLTSRSFVPSRTPFMAKAMINVHGGDMRVVEGRFDDAREAYEDARESMPAAEKETWFPAGPFDSPFRHEGAKPIYYEVAEQLEWTAPDAIVTPVGHGATLAGIWKGAREFESVGVIEGTPTLYAAQPDGCAPVVEALETDADPVPWEVPDTVVGSLEIPDPAGGLAAVEAVRASGGSGVAVDDQDLLDSAATVAQHGGLEISIACGAATAGAWELAENGAFDADDTVVLLNTAAGNKDADIIRSRLMSRGI is encoded by the coding sequence ATGAGTGCGTTCGAGGGATTTCATTGCACCGACTGTGGGGCGACGACCGACGGCGATGACGCGACGCGCTGTCCCGACTGTGGCGGCTCCTTGGATGCCCGCTACGATCTGGACGAACTCGACCTGTCGCGCGAGATGCTCGCCGAGCGCTCGGGCGGTTGGAAGCACCGCGAGCTGTTGCCGGTCGTCCCGTCGGGAATGGGCGAGGGCGACACCCCGCTCGTCGAGGCCCCCCGGCTGGCCGACGAACTGGGCATCGAGCGCGTTCTGATCAAAAACGAGGCGCACAACCCCACCGGATCGGTCACCGATCGGGGGCTGGCGCTCGTCGCCGAGACCGCCGCCCGCGCCGACGCGGACACCCTCGCGCTGGCGACGAGCGGCGACGGTGGGCAATCGGCGTCGGCGTACGCCGCTCGCGCCGGGCTGACCTCGCGATCGTTCGTTCCGAGTCGAACACCGTTCATGGCCAAGGCGATGATCAACGTCCACGGGGGCGACATGCGTGTCGTTGAGGGGCGATTCGACGATGCGCGGGAGGCCTACGAGGACGCGAGAGAGTCGATGCCAGCGGCCGAAAAGGAGACGTGGTTCCCGGCCGGCCCGTTCGACTCGCCGTTTAGACACGAGGGAGCGAAACCGATCTACTACGAGGTCGCCGAGCAATTGGAGTGGACGGCGCCCGACGCCATCGTGACACCGGTCGGTCACGGTGCCACGCTCGCCGGCATCTGGAAGGGCGCGCGGGAGTTCGAATCGGTCGGCGTCATCGAGGGTACGCCCACGTTGTACGCCGCCCAGCCGGACGGCTGTGCGCCCGTCGTCGAGGCGCTCGAAACCGACGCCGATCCCGTGCCGTGGGAGGTTCCGGACACGGTCGTCGGCAGTCTCGAGATACCCGATCCGGCGGGCGGCCTGGCCGCGGTCGAGGCGGTTCGCGCCAGCGGCGGGTCCGGGGTCGCCGTCGACGATCAGGACCTCCTCGACAGCGCCGCGACGGTCGCCCAACACGGGGGGCTCGAGATCTCTATCGCCTGCGGAGCGGCCACGGCCGGCGCGTGGGAACTCGCCGAGAACGGCGCGTTCGACGCCGACGACACCGTCGTGCTTCTCAATACCGCGGCCGGAAACAAGGACGCCGATATCATCCGTAGTCGGCTCATGAGCCGCGGGATCTGA
- a CDS encoding DUF7260 family protein — MSVERIQRVIRSFGSTRLLPVAGMCLSVLLFPKVAPMWVLHVLGGITGFLNAIASNLLWELANREWLAGAAVVGGYIREALGEIEAEREFTEAERDALEVFAADVRAMTVHRGANVNTNAPVLSVRANDTEQLAQIRTRYRETVMSVPNYDEMYDSGFDRSFAAEFGDDLAAVVEGGTQFSRPVRQLLVTQTSTSIEERERHLDALTVERSSVESARRHLEETDRLLERTEPRRLIHSSFEELLEYDRDIRAATESYQQLLEARQRELHANSRSLRRRSKRTFFQEYLYQALDTPFPVLAATLDRLRTLGDRQRAVVDSIARRY, encoded by the coding sequence ATGTCAGTCGAGCGCATCCAGAGAGTGATCCGGTCGTTCGGATCCACGCGGCTCCTTCCAGTCGCGGGGATGTGTCTCAGCGTTCTTTTGTTCCCGAAAGTCGCGCCGATGTGGGTGCTGCACGTCCTCGGCGGAATCACTGGATTCCTCAACGCGATCGCCAGCAACCTCCTGTGGGAGCTGGCCAACAGGGAGTGGCTCGCCGGCGCGGCGGTCGTCGGGGGGTACATACGGGAGGCGCTCGGGGAGATCGAGGCCGAACGGGAGTTCACCGAGGCCGAACGGGACGCCCTCGAGGTGTTCGCAGCGGACGTCCGCGCGATGACCGTTCACCGCGGGGCGAACGTCAACACGAACGCGCCAGTCCTCTCGGTGAGGGCCAACGACACCGAACAACTCGCGCAGATACGAACGCGGTACCGAGAGACAGTCATGTCCGTCCCGAACTACGACGAGATGTACGACAGCGGGTTCGATCGGAGTTTCGCCGCCGAGTTCGGCGACGACCTCGCGGCCGTCGTCGAGGGCGGAACGCAGTTCTCCCGCCCGGTTCGTCAGTTACTCGTCACCCAGACGTCGACGTCCATCGAAGAACGAGAGCGACATCTCGACGCGCTCACGGTCGAACGGAGCTCCGTGGAGAGCGCCAGGAGGCACCTCGAAGAAACCGACCGGCTCCTCGAACGAACGGAGCCGCGACGCCTCATCCACAGTTCGTTCGAGGAGCTACTCGAATACGATCGAGACATCCGCGCGGCGACGGAGTCGTACCAGCAGTTGCTCGAAGCGCGCCAACGCGAGCTCCACGCGAACAGCCGGTCACTCCGGCGCCGGTCGAAGCGGACGTTCTTTCAGGAGTACCTCTACCAGGCGCTCGACACGCCGTTTCCAGTCCTCGCCGCGACGCTGGATCGGCTCCGAACGTTGGGCGACCGGCAGCGGGCGGTCGTCGATTCGATCGCGCGCCGATACTGA
- a CDS encoding AbrB/MazE/SpoVT family DNA-binding domain-containing protein, whose protein sequence is MSDATLDDRGRLTLPKEMRERYGDRYHIVEVHDAIKLIPVADDPLDTLRDEFSGVEKTAEELLDEAREAALDEAGR, encoded by the coding sequence ATGTCCGATGCGACACTCGACGACCGAGGGCGTCTGACGCTACCAAAGGAGATGCGCGAGCGGTACGGGGACCGCTACCACATCGTCGAGGTTCACGACGCGATCAAGTTGATCCCGGTCGCCGACGACCCGCTCGACACACTCCGAGACGAGTTTTCTGGCGTTGAGAAGACGGCAGAGGAACTTCTCGATGAGGCTCGCGAAGCGGCGCTGGACGAGGCGGGACGCTGA